A single genomic interval of Trinickia acidisoli harbors:
- a CDS encoding DUF1488 family protein codes for MQISFPKEAPEYSGRELKVAFPALVNGERVWCSITAEALEDHFGAASPRLEDVVGAFDAHRTRIEAATRRLLSETSGQCMTLRSGYVRFYEANAGA; via the coding sequence ATGCAGATCAGTTTTCCGAAAGAAGCGCCCGAGTACTCGGGGCGCGAGCTGAAAGTGGCGTTTCCCGCGCTCGTCAACGGCGAGCGCGTCTGGTGCAGCATCACGGCGGAAGCGCTCGAGGACCACTTCGGTGCCGCTTCGCCGAGGCTCGAGGACGTGGTCGGCGCGTTCGATGCGCATCGAACGCGGATCGAGGCGGCGACACGCAGGCTGTTGTCGGAAACCAGCGGCCAATGCATGACGCTGCGCAGCGGCTACGTCAGGTTCTACGAAGCGAACGCCGGCGCATAA
- a CDS encoding 2Fe-2S iron-sulfur cluster-binding protein, whose protein sequence is MTAPLKAPIVRVEPHGYTFEAPPSLTLLEAAAAAQVRLPRSCRNGTCRTCLCKLVSGRISYRIEWPGISREEKSDGWILPCVATADTDLVIDVPDAEPMQSAPMRV, encoded by the coding sequence ATGACCGCACCGCTCAAAGCGCCTATCGTTCGCGTCGAACCGCACGGGTACACGTTCGAGGCGCCCCCATCGCTCACGCTGCTCGAGGCCGCCGCGGCTGCTCAGGTAAGGCTTCCACGATCGTGCCGCAACGGCACCTGCCGCACGTGCCTATGCAAGCTCGTCTCGGGGCGTATCAGCTATCGCATCGAGTGGCCGGGCATCAGCCGCGAAGAAAAGAGCGACGGGTGGATCCTGCCTTGCGTCGCAACGGCCGATACCGATCTGGTCATCGACGTTCCGGACGCGGAGCCGATGCAGTCGGCCCCGATGCGCGTCTAG
- a CDS encoding slipin family protein, translating into MIGFTFGFGTILFLIAIVLIASSVRIFREYERGVVFLLGRFWKVKGPGLVLIAPIVQQAVRIDLRTIVFDVPPQDVITRDNVSVKVNAVVYFRVVDPEKAVIQVARYFEATSQLSQTTLRAVLGKHELDALLAEREQLNADIQKTLDAQTDAWGIKVSNVEIKHVDINESMIRAIARQAEAERERRAKVIHADGELQASQKLLQAAQTLAQEPQAMQLRYLQTLTTIAADKNSTIVFPLPIELLSGLINRR; encoded by the coding sequence ATCGGATTCACTTTCGGCTTCGGTACTATCCTGTTCCTGATCGCGATCGTCCTCATCGCCTCCTCGGTCCGCATCTTTCGCGAATACGAGCGCGGCGTCGTCTTCTTGCTCGGCCGCTTCTGGAAGGTTAAGGGCCCGGGCCTCGTGCTGATCGCTCCGATCGTGCAGCAAGCCGTGCGCATCGATCTGCGCACGATCGTATTCGACGTACCGCCGCAAGACGTCATCACGCGCGACAACGTTTCCGTGAAAGTCAATGCCGTGGTGTACTTTCGCGTCGTCGACCCCGAGAAGGCCGTCATTCAAGTCGCCCGCTACTTCGAGGCAACGAGCCAGCTTTCCCAGACGACGCTGCGCGCGGTACTCGGCAAACACGAACTCGATGCGCTGCTCGCCGAACGGGAGCAATTGAACGCCGACATTCAAAAAACGCTCGACGCCCAAACGGACGCATGGGGCATCAAGGTCTCGAACGTGGAGATCAAACACGTCGACATCAACGAGTCGATGATTCGCGCGATCGCTCGGCAAGCGGAAGCGGAGCGGGAACGGCGGGCCAAAGTCATCCACGCCGACGGCGAACTGCAAGCGTCGCAAAAGCTGTTGCAAGCGGCTCAAACGTTGGCGCAGGAACCTCAGGCCATGCAATTGCGCTACCTCCAGACGCTAACGACGATCGCCGCCGACAAGAACTCCACGATCGTTTTCCCGCTCCCCATCGAACTGTTGAGCGGCCTGATCAATCGACGCTGA
- a CDS encoding NCS2 family permease: MESVKRYFGFDEAGTDLRTEILAGVTTFLTMAYIIFVNPAILGDAGMPKDAVFVATCLVAAIATLIMGLYANYPIACAPGMGLNAYFAYTVVKGMGFTWEAALGAVFISGCLFLLVTLVGVREMIVNGIPRSIRAAITGGIGLFLAIISLKTAGIVVGDSATLVTLGNLRKPDVALATIGFFAIVTLDFLRVRGAILIGILGVTVLSFFFGGNQFHGVVSAPPSIVPTLFHLDIRAALSTGILNVVLVFFLVELFDATGTLMGVANRAGLLVEGKMNRLNKALLADSTAIVAGSLLGTSSTTAYIESASGVQAGGRTGVTAVTVAVLFLASLFIAPLAGVVPAYATAPALLYVSCLMLRELADLPWDDATEVVPAVLTALLMPFTYSIANGVAFGFITYAGLKLFTGRARQVKPIVWIIAAIFLFRFFYLGGG, translated from the coding sequence ATGGAATCAGTCAAACGCTATTTCGGCTTCGACGAAGCCGGCACCGATCTGCGCACGGAAATACTGGCCGGCGTGACGACGTTTCTTACGATGGCTTACATCATCTTCGTCAACCCCGCGATTCTCGGAGACGCGGGAATGCCGAAAGATGCCGTATTCGTCGCCACCTGTCTGGTGGCGGCCATCGCTACGCTGATCATGGGCCTTTACGCGAACTACCCGATCGCCTGCGCCCCCGGCATGGGTTTGAACGCCTATTTCGCCTATACCGTCGTCAAAGGCATGGGCTTCACCTGGGAAGCCGCGCTCGGCGCCGTCTTTATTTCGGGGTGCCTGTTCTTGCTCGTCACGCTGGTGGGCGTACGCGAGATGATCGTCAACGGAATACCGCGCTCGATCCGCGCCGCCATCACCGGCGGCATCGGGCTATTTCTCGCCATCATTTCGCTGAAGACGGCCGGCATCGTCGTCGGCGACTCCGCTACGCTCGTTACACTCGGCAATCTGCGCAAGCCCGACGTCGCGCTCGCGACGATCGGCTTCTTCGCCATCGTGACGCTCGACTTCCTGCGTGTGCGGGGCGCAATCCTGATCGGTATTCTCGGCGTCACCGTCCTGTCGTTCTTTTTCGGCGGAAACCAGTTTCACGGCGTCGTCTCGGCGCCCCCTTCGATCGTTCCCACGCTCTTTCACCTCGATATCCGCGCTGCCCTTTCAACGGGGATCCTCAACGTCGTGCTCGTGTTCTTCCTCGTCGAATTGTTCGACGCCACCGGCACGCTGATGGGCGTAGCCAATCGGGCCGGCCTGCTCGTCGAGGGGAAGATGAACCGCTTGAACAAGGCGCTGCTCGCCGATAGCACGGCCATCGTCGCGGGCTCGCTGCTCGGCACGTCGTCCACCACGGCTTATATCGAAAGCGCGTCGGGCGTGCAGGCGGGCGGCCGCACGGGCGTGACAGCCGTCACCGTCGCGGTGCTATTCCTGGCGAGTCTGTTCATCGCGCCGCTGGCCGGCGTCGTGCCGGCCTATGCCACCGCGCCCGCACTGCTCTATGTGTCGTGCTTGATGCTGCGCGAACTGGCCGATCTGCCGTGGGACGACGCGACCGAAGTCGTACCTGCCGTGCTGACCGCGCTGCTGATGCCGTTCACCTATTCGATCGCCAACGGCGTCGCATTCGGCTTCATCACGTATGCAGGCCTGAAGCTCTTCACGGGACGGGCTCGTCAAGTCAAACCGATCGTCTGGATCATCGCCGCTATCTTTCTGTTCCGCTTCTTCTATCTAGGCGGGGGATAG
- a CDS encoding branched-chain amino acid ABC transporter substrate-binding protein: MKRNTLYCTVLAVTFTYPFAARADEIVRIGHVAPLTGAIAHLGKDSENGARLAIEEINAKGLVVGGKHVTLQLDSQDDAGDPKTATQVAQKLVDDKVVGVVGHLNSGTSIPASRIYKDAGIVEISQAATNPAYTQQGFNTTYRVVATDAQQGPALASYAAKSLGVKTVAIVDDATAYGQGLADEFEKAAKADGIKVLSRDATNDKAVDFRAIVTKIKGANPDAIMYGGMDATGGPFAKQARQLGVRAKILGGDGVCSTDVVKLAGPAADNIVCSEAGMALEKMPGGARFAQKYELRFHQPLQVYAPFSYDAVYIIVDAMKRANSTDPAKILAAMPATDYKGVIGETTFTDRGDLRHGAISIFSYKDGKKMLLDVVQL; this comes from the coding sequence ATCGCCCATCTGGGCAAGGACAGCGAGAACGGCGCACGGCTCGCCATCGAGGAAATCAATGCAAAGGGCCTGGTGGTAGGCGGAAAGCACGTGACGCTGCAACTCGATTCACAAGACGATGCGGGCGATCCCAAGACCGCCACTCAGGTCGCGCAAAAACTTGTCGACGACAAGGTCGTTGGTGTGGTGGGTCATTTGAACTCCGGTACGTCCATCCCTGCGTCGCGGATTTACAAGGATGCAGGTATCGTCGAGATCTCGCAGGCGGCAACGAACCCGGCGTATACGCAGCAAGGATTCAATACGACTTATCGCGTCGTGGCGACCGATGCGCAGCAAGGCCCGGCGTTGGCGAGTTACGCGGCGAAGAGCCTCGGTGTGAAGACGGTGGCGATCGTCGACGACGCCACGGCGTATGGGCAAGGTCTTGCCGACGAATTCGAAAAGGCGGCTAAGGCGGACGGCATCAAAGTGTTGTCGCGCGATGCGACGAACGACAAGGCGGTCGACTTCCGCGCCATTGTCACGAAGATCAAGGGCGCGAATCCCGACGCGATCATGTACGGCGGCATGGATGCAACCGGCGGGCCGTTCGCGAAACAGGCGCGGCAGTTGGGCGTGCGAGCGAAGATTCTGGGCGGCGACGGAGTCTGTTCGACTGACGTCGTGAAACTTGCCGGCCCGGCCGCTGACAACATCGTGTGCTCGGAGGCCGGCATGGCGCTCGAGAAAATGCCCGGCGGTGCTCGGTTCGCGCAGAAATACGAGTTGCGTTTTCACCAACCATTACAGGTCTACGCCCCCTTTTCCTACGATGCGGTGTACATCATCGTCGACGCGATGAAACGGGCGAATTCGACTGATCCGGCGAAGATCCTGGCGGCTATGCCGGCCACCGACTACAAGGGCGTCATCGGTGAAACGACGTTTACGGATCGGGGCGATCTCCGTCACGGCGCGATTTCGATCTTCTCCTATAAGGACGGGAAGAAAATGTTGCTGGACGTCGTCCAGTTGTAG